In one window of Littorina saxatilis isolate snail1 linkage group LG11, US_GU_Lsax_2.0, whole genome shotgun sequence DNA:
- the LOC138980660 gene encoding uncharacterized protein: protein MSTPSGRDKRPASSPLSDDEIPKRSCDDSADSSYLFDPDATIVDKAFLSSTILDVGAAMSIKDELKSALRDPELLDIISKAVAVQVSAQMRSEISDLKKLIAKKDREILLLKDEVDNLEQYSRRNCIRIGPIPESDHENTDDIATAIAKSIGVDIGEAIDRSHRIGKPPSPTDPNPRPIIVKLTSYRFKAAIMKARKKLREVNVTKVVPSAHWPVLTGAANRHSPGSRGTALAPKVFINEDLTRTRASVAAKARQLKRDKKITDTWTRDGVIFVKSLGDAFHRVTTLRELEVLDT, encoded by the coding sequence ATGTCGACGCCCAGTGGTCGAGACAAGAGGCCTGCGTCTTCACCGCTATCTGATGACGAAATACCTAAGAGGTCCTGTGATGATAGTGCTGACAGTAGCTATCTGTTTGATCCGGACGCCACGATAGTAGACAAGGCGTTTCTGAGCAGCACCATACTTGACGTCGGCGCAGCCATGTCAATAAAAGACGAACTAAAATCAGCCCTACGCGATCCAGAGCTGCTGGATATCATATCTAAGGCCGTAGCTGTCCAAGTGTCCGCCCAAATGAGATCAGAGATATCTGACTTGAAAAAGCTAATCGCCAAGAAAGATCGTGAGATTCTGCTCTTGAAGGATGAAGTTGACAATCTGGAACAGTATAGTCGACGAAACTGCATCCGCATAGGTCCAATCCCGGAGTCGGACCACGAAAATACTGACGACATCGCAACAGCAATTGCGAAGAGTATTGGGGTCGACATTGGCGAAGCTATCGACAGGAGCCATCGTATCGGGAAGCCGCCAAGTCCCACGGACCCGAACCCTCGCCCCATTATAGTAAAACTCACCTCTTACCGCTTCAAAGCAGCCATCATGAAGGCTAGGAAAAAGCTACGCGAAGTGAACGTGACCAAGGTGGTCCCGAGTGCCCACTGGCCGGTGCTGACCGGAGCAGCGAACCGCCATTCGCCTGGATCTCGTGGCACCGCGCTGGCACCAAAGGTCTTCATCAACGAGGACCTCACCAGGACGCGGGCTAGCGTGGCTGCAAAGGCGAGGCAACTAAAGCGCGACAAGAAGATCACCGACACCTGGACCAGGGACGGCGTGATTTTCGTCAAGAGCCTAGGCGACGCATTCCACAGAGTCACCACCCTGCGCGAGCTGGAAGTCCTAGACACCTAA